One Silene latifolia isolate original U9 population chromosome 4, ASM4854445v1, whole genome shotgun sequence DNA segment encodes these proteins:
- the LOC141653756 gene encoding uncharacterized protein LOC141653756, producing the protein MSSSTSNSPLSNIITPPTPLFDEIQRKNDLLHKLKLADKNHDILEKQLRQTQRDYGDLLLVNSETASELSESRREAAVLRAELNRLNSDNNGERHELTRQVAELRIEVKQLKHNNKEANAEVEEMRKKAKALETENWVLRGIREEAKAAEEKAKKERDEAVTQNMKLKRDNDAIIDSATNKFKAFEKRVVVLESCVATIKNNIQAGEEAVAPASQEKMEPVVVDLDSD; encoded by the exons ATGAGTAGTTCAACTTCAAATTCCCCACTTTCCAACATTATTACACCACCAACGCCCCTGTTTGATGAAATTCAAAGGAAGAATGACCTCCTTCATAAGCTCAAATTGGCCGACAAAAACCACGACATCCTTGAAAAGCAGCTCAGGCAGACTCAACGCGACTACGGCGATCTCCTCCTTGTCAACAGCGAGACCGCCTCTGAACTTTCTGAGTCCCGCCGCGAGGCCGCCGTGTTAAGGGCTGAACTCAACCGTCTAAACTCGGACAATAATGGGGAACGTCACGAGTTGACTCGCCAGGTTGCCGAGTTACGAATTGAGGTGAAGCAGTTGAAGCACAACAATAAGGAAGCAAATGCGGAGGTGGAGGAGATGAGGAAGAAAGCAAAGGCGCTGGAGACTGAGAACTGGGTTTTGAGGGGAATCAGGGAGGAGGCTAAGGCTGCTGAAgagaaagctaagaaagagaggGATGAGGCTGTTACTCAGAATATGAAGCTTAAAAGGGATAATGATGCTATTATTGATTCGGCTACAAACAAGTTTAAGGCTTTTGAGAAGCGGGTTGTGGTCTTGGAGTCTTGTGTCGCTACTATTAAGAACAACATTCAAGCAg GTGAAGAAGCAGTGGCACCGGCAAGCCAAGAAAAGATGGAACCTGTTGTTGTTGATTTGGATAGtgattag